Proteins encoded within one genomic window of Sphingomonas sp. NBWT7:
- a CDS encoding GNAT family N-acetyltransferase: MVELVALETVDAAAVEGLLDRAFGRDRHARTAYRLRDGVDALPGPSLAAIDNGGLVGTIQLWPIVFAGDDGRRVPLTLVGPVAVVPERQRDGIGRLLVAAAIERMGESPLMLIGDPGYYGRFFGFTAARTGAWRLPGPFERHRLLARGPGVPDGAGAIGPHVRTPV, translated from the coding sequence ATGGTCGAACTGGTCGCGCTGGAGACGGTGGATGCCGCCGCGGTGGAGGGTCTGCTCGACCGCGCGTTCGGCCGCGATCGCCACGCGCGCACCGCCTATCGCCTGCGTGACGGTGTCGACGCGCTACCCGGCCCCAGCCTCGCCGCGATCGACAACGGCGGGCTGGTGGGGACGATCCAGCTGTGGCCGATCGTTTTCGCCGGCGACGACGGCCGGCGCGTGCCGCTTACGTTGGTCGGCCCCGTCGCCGTCGTGCCCGAGCGGCAGCGCGATGGGATCGGCCGGCTGCTCGTCGCTGCGGCGATCGAGCGGATGGGCGAGTCGCCGCTGATGCTGATCGGTGATCCCGGATATTACGGCCGCTTCTTCGGCTTCACCGCCGCGCGCACCGGCGCGTGGCGCCTCCCCGGCCCGTTCGAGCGCCACCGCCTGCTCGCGCGCGGCCCCGGCGTGCCTGACGGTGCCGGCGCGATCGGGCCGCACGTGCGCACCCCCGTCTGA
- a CDS encoding DUF1285 domain-containing protein has protein sequence MPMTPQPDFDTLTVADIARLADSDRLPPVDRWHPDHCGNSDMRIARDGTWYHQGSPIGRAAMVRAFSRILRREPDGGYVLVTPVEKLDIAVEDAPFVAVELKAEGEGRNATLAFRLNTGDVVTASADHPLRVVAHDDGPHPYVHVRGGLEALIARPVYYELAERALAGEDGATPGVWSAGTFFPIAP, from the coding sequence ATGCCAATGACCCCGCAACCCGATTTCGACACGCTGACCGTTGCGGATATCGCGCGGTTGGCGGACAGCGACCGCCTGCCCCCGGTTGACCGCTGGCACCCGGACCATTGCGGCAACAGCGACATGCGGATCGCGCGCGATGGCACCTGGTATCACCAGGGCAGTCCGATCGGGCGCGCGGCGATGGTGCGCGCGTTCAGCCGCATCCTGCGCCGCGAGCCGGACGGCGGCTACGTCCTCGTTACTCCGGTCGAGAAGCTCGACATCGCGGTCGAGGACGCGCCCTTCGTCGCAGTCGAGCTCAAGGCAGAGGGTGAGGGCCGCAACGCTACGCTCGCCTTCCGGCTCAACACCGGCGACGTGGTCACCGCCTCGGCCGATCACCCACTGCGTGTCGTCGCGCATGACGATGGGCCCCACCCCTATGTTCACGTGCGCGGCGGGCTGGAGGCGCTGATCGCCCGGCCGGTCTATTACGAGCTCGCCGAACGCGCGCTCGCCGGCGAGGATGGTGCGACGCCGGGCGTGTGGAGCGCGGGCACGTTCTTCCCCATCGCACCGTGA